One part of the Paraburkholderia flagellata genome encodes these proteins:
- a CDS encoding TMEM165/GDT1 family protein, which yields MNQAFLVSTGAVALAEIGDKTQLLSLVLAARYRKPVPIILGVLVATLVNHSGAGALGTWLGALVTPGVMRWALAASFVAMGLWILVPDKLEEGAANVNRSQLGVFGATVVTFFLAEMGDKTQIATVALAARFHDFLGVVAGTTLGMMIANVPAILLGDRFAHKLPTKLVHAIAAVLFVVLGVLAILGVGF from the coding sequence GTGAACCAAGCTTTTCTGGTCTCCACCGGAGCGGTCGCGCTCGCCGAAATCGGCGACAAGACGCAGTTGCTCTCGCTCGTGCTCGCGGCGCGCTACCGCAAGCCCGTGCCGATCATTCTCGGCGTACTGGTCGCCACACTCGTCAACCACTCGGGCGCAGGCGCGCTCGGCACGTGGCTCGGCGCGCTCGTCACGCCAGGGGTGATGCGCTGGGCGCTCGCCGCCTCATTCGTCGCCATGGGACTGTGGATTCTCGTGCCGGACAAGCTCGAAGAAGGCGCAGCGAACGTGAACCGCTCGCAGCTCGGCGTGTTCGGCGCGACCGTCGTGACCTTCTTTCTCGCCGAGATGGGCGACAAGACGCAGATCGCGACCGTCGCGCTCGCCGCGCGCTTTCACGACTTCCTCGGCGTGGTGGCCGGCACGACGCTCGGCATGATGATCGCGAACGTGCCCGCGATCCTGCTCGGCGACCGCTTCGCCCACAAGCTGCCGACGAAGCTCGTGCATGCCATCGCGGCG